In the genome of Podospora pseudocomata strain CBS 415.72m chromosome 2 map unlocalized CBS415.72m_2.2, whole genome shotgun sequence, one region contains:
- the HNWD-pc11 gene encoding HNWD NOD-like receptor pc11 (EggNog:ENOG503Q43U; COG:A) yields MRLLERNNTGDISLTGDIPDDQVPPYAILSHTWGDEEVSFKDITDGTHKNKRGYSKIQFCGDQAGRDGLKFFWIDTCCINKSDCDEFQEALNSMFRWYRNAAKCYVYLTDVSTYQQDADSNPGWELAFRKSRWFTRGWTLQELIAPTVVEFFSKDRKRLGDKKSLAQHIHNTTGIPLRALQANKLSDFSFDVRMSWIKHRSTTREEDRAYCLFGIFNVQMRLLYGEGEERAFERLREEISKHDRCLSSLHSTDPRLDKKRIEEAKGGLLDDAYRWVFDTPDFRGWHDQSESRLLWIKGDPGKGKTMLLCGIINELEGAIVAEGHCRNLAYFFCQATDSRINNAIAVLRGLIYLLAHQQPRLIPHIRKYTDKAKSLSDANAWFVLSDILGGMLGDPNLKPTYLVIDALDECMDDLPRLLKFIVGMSSTFRCVKWVVSSRNWPNIEESLEAAEKKIRLSLELNEESISSAVSTYIQHKMDKLARLKRYDDRTKNAVQHHLTRNANDTFLWVALVCQELTNVSRSRVLTKLNTFPPGLDSLYQRMIDQVRRSDEPDLCKQVLAVLSITYRPIMIQELAVFVDIPEGISDELEFMTEIVGLCGSFLTLRETTIYFVHQSAKDFLLREVAYGVFPSGIKDIHHAVFLRSLHVMSGTLRRDIYSLGAPGSSIDDAKLPDSDPLAAARYACIYWVDHLCDWQASDDSKHPDIFQDGGIVDGFLRQHYLHWLEALSLCKSMPQGVLSMANLESILQHRSITSQLPSLVADMRRFVLYWRWLVENYPLQVYASALVFSPTRSITRGLFRQEERKWITSGPIVEDNWNACRQTLEGHRYSVNSVAISPDSKWVASGSHNYTIKIWDAATGSCTQTLEGHGRSVRSVAISPDSKWVASGSDDKTIKIWDAATGSCTQTLEGYGRSVTSVAISPDSKWVVSGSDDNTIKIWDAATGSCTQMLEGHGRSVTSVAISPDSKWVASGSDDNTIKIWDAATGSCTQTLEGHRHWVTSVAISPDSKWVASGSDDDTIKIWDAATGSCTQTLEGHRNSVQSVASSLNSTLIASGSDNANPPCYGIDLDNRWITRRLKNWLWLPPEYLPECLAVVALMVAIGCSSGRVLIMTFTTDS; encoded by the exons ATGCGCCTCCTGGAACGCAATAATACCGGCGATATCAGTTTGACGGGTGACATTCCCGACGACCAGGTCCCACCGTATGCCATACTTTCGCACACATggggcgacgaagaggtcagCTTTAAGGATATAACGGACGGTACAcacaagaacaaaagaggcTACTCTAAGATCCAGTTTTGCGGAGACCAAGCCGGGCGTGATGGACTGAAATTCTTCTGGATTGACACATGTTGCATCAATAAATCCGACTGCGATGAGTTTCAGGAGGCTCTCAACTCCATGTTCCGATGGTACCGCAATGCGGCCAAATGCTATGTCTATCTCACAGACGTCTCAACCTACCAACAGGACGCCGACAGCAATCCCGGTTGGGAATTGGCTTTTCGGAAATCCAGATGGTTCACTCGTGGGTGGACCCTCCAAGAGCTTATTGCGCCAACAGTTGTTGAATTCTTCTCCAAAGACCGCAAGCGCCTAGGAGATAAGAAGTCTCTCGCACAGCATATTCATAACACAACTGGCATTCCTCTACGAGCTCTCCAAGCCAACAAATTGTCCGATTTCAGCTTTGACGTACGTATGTCGTGGATTAAACACCGCAGTACGACGCGCGAAGAAGACAGGGCTTACTGTCTATTCGGTATCTTTAACGTACAAATGCGGCTTCTAtacggcgaaggagaagaaagagcaTTTGAGCGGCTGCGAGAGGAAATTAGCAAGCATGATCGCTGTCTGTCCAGTCTGCATTCTACCGACCCGCGCCTTGACAAGAAGcgcatcgaggaggcaaagggtgGGTTGCTTGATGACGCCTACCGCTGGGTTTTCGACACCCCCGACTTCCGCGGTTGGCATGACCAGTCAGAGAGCCGCCTTCTCTGGATTAAAGGAGATcccggcaagggcaagaccatgttgctctgcggcatcatcaacgagctgGAGGGTGCCATTGTTGCAGAGGGGCACTGTCGCAACTTGGCCTATTTCTTCTGTCAAGCTACCGACTCGCGCATCAATAACGCCATTGCCGTGTTACGCGGCTTGAtctaccttcttgcccaccagcagccacgtcTTATCCCCCACATACGCAAATACACGGATAAGGCTAAATCGCTCTCTGACGCAAATGCGTGGTTCGTCCTCTCGgatattttgggggggatgctAGGAGACCCGAACTTGAAGCCAACCTACCTGGTCATCGACGCTCTGGACGAATGCATGGATGACTTGCCAAGACTTCTTAAATTTATTGTCGGGATGTCATCTACGTTTCGTTGTGTCAAGTGGGTCGTCTCTAGTCGCAACTGGCCGAACATCGAGGAGAGCCTAGAAGCCGCGGAAAAGAAGATAAGGCTCAGTCTTGAGTTGAATGAAGAGTCTATCTCCTCCGCTGTCAGCACATATATTCAGCATAAGATGGATAAACTAGCGCGGCTAAAGAGGTACGACGACAGAACAAAGAACGCTGTTCAACACCACTTGACCCGCAACGCAAACGACACATTCCTCTGGGTGGCTTTAGTCTGTCAAGAACTTACGAATGTTTCACGATCGAGGGTTCTCACCAAGTTGAACACGTTTCCACCTGGTCTTGATTCTCTCTACCAACGAATGATAGATCAGGTTCGCCGCTCGGATGAGCCAGATCTCTGCAAACAAGTTCTGGCGGTCCTCTCCATTACTTACCGGCCTATCATGATACAAGAGCTAGCGGTCTTTGTGGATATACCCGAGGGCATCTCCGACGAACTGGAATTCATGACAGAGATAGTAGGACTCTGCGGCTCTTTTTTGACCCTTCGAGAAACCACCATCTATTTCGTCCACCAATCCGCAAAGGATTTCTTGTTGAGAGAAGTAGCTTATGGGGTTTTTCCTTCCGGGATAAAAGACATACACCATGCCGTCTTCCTGCGATCGCTACACGTTATGTCCGGAACATTACGACGCGACATCTACAGCCTTGGCGCTCCGGGATCTTCCATCGACGACGCCAAGCTACCCGATTCAGACCCGCTGGCCGCAGCACGCTATGCTTGTATCTACTGGGTTGATCATCTCTGTGACTGGCAGGCGAGTGACGATAGCAAGCACCCAGATattttccaagatggtggtatcGTCGATGGCTTTCTGAGACAGCATTACCTCCACTGGCTTGAAGCACTTTCACTTTGTAAGAGCATGCCGCAGGGGGTACTTTCAATGGCAAACCTCGAAAGTATTCTTCAG CACAGGTCGATTACGTCTCAATTACCAAGCCTTGTCGCTGATATGCGTCGATTCGTGTTATACTGGAGATGGCTTGTTGAGAATTATCCTCTTCAGGTATACGCTTCGGCACTTGTGTTTAGCCCTACCCGAAGTATAACAAGAGGCCTATTTAGGCAGGAAGAACGGAAGTGGATTACTTCGGGGCCAATTGTAGAGGATAATTGGAAtgcgtgccggcagacgctcgaggggcatcGCTATTCCGTCAactcggtagcgatctcgcccgattcgaagtgggttgcgtcaggatcacacaactacaccatcaagatctgggatgcggccacggggtcatgtacgcagacgctcgaggggcatggCCGTTCGGTCaggtcggtagcgatctcgcccgattcgaagtgggttgcgtcaggatcagacgacaagaccatcaagatctgggatgcggccacggggtcatgtacgcagacgctcgaggggtATGGCCGTTCGGTcacgtcggtagcgatctcgcccgattcgaagtgggttgtgtcaggatcagacgacaacaccattaagatctgggatgcggccacggggtcatgtacgcagatGCTCGAGGGGCATGGCCGTTCGGTcacgtcggtagcgatctcgcccgattcgaagtgggttgcgtcaggatcagacgacaacaccattaagatctgggatgcggccacgggatcatgtacgcagacgctcgaggggcatcGCCATTGGGTcacgtcggtagcgatctcgcccgattcgaagtgggttgcgtcaggatcagacgacgacaccatcaagatctgggatgcggctacggggtcatgtacgcagacgctcgaggggcatcGCAATTCTGTTCAGtcggtagcgtcttcccttAACTCGACGCTGATTGCATCCGGATCAGATAATGCCAACCCCCCATGCTATGGAATAGACTTAGACAATAGGTGGATTACGAGGCGCTTAAAAAACTGGCTATGG
- a CDS encoding uncharacterized protein (EggNog:ENOG503P1CI; COG:S), whose translation MDPLTSISLVANVAAFVDFGFKIVSAAREVQSSTSGTTATNVNAEVLTINFRTVVANIKGSRLAGNSQLDEARLAALVDECERLSDELLGLLETLRARKPGSKRHVFVIALRNMMKRGEKEALEARLDRCRNQLQLEIAQRTSEKSLERLGVIAASGECQTNELAVIKRSLHDLHQLHSTTQTKLDSTSFQGLNSLLKLCGQAFESVALSKLLSSIGFEKMSDRLENIAEAHATTFNWLVDASEAVDPKALLGDLESLEAQEWLRYTEVQDSYRKVSREALTSWLLEGNGIFHIFGKPGSGKSTLLKHLLKHPAVQNMLEGWAGGKALIKCSFFFWKGGSVGQKTFSGLYRSLLCSVFKQCPELVPSIVPSLWQLCLQGGNAQLTDAEARHAFLEIMERDEVFTHRKFAFFIDGLDEFEGDDTGLVRTFLGWTRLRPDNIKICVSSRELPLFQERFSSYPKLRLHEVTSLDIMGYVKSTLEENEDLSSAVDHSLTLHLGQKIIEKAEGVLLWVSLVLRIVERGLLQEDNPEDLEAKIDGLPTELENLFQVIFNAIETEAHPIDRRRAMLTLAICLERTSWELSNVFLHQLSFLDEYESDCNFLFKSLRQTETIEDEERLRRCRKQVNGRCRGLVSVTASSADEPDVPIPTRRVEQVAITHRSLIEFFSKTQVREVIEAQTHGFNMTQFTSRSYVAQQMTEPDPSSIEESHLHSDILGLFKVAWYHDFMNTSIVTDVLLDLQKIPFLSSRLKVSGGGIYRPTDYGWSYLWRKRAACRIASHKEDRTVADIIIFLALKYGLPELLTPPEVLKGGALVQAAQKIGPQHLLMRIFDTLLASTKPSWNQLELRQYDRLLKTMAMCLRDGASPNLPVTWQQNYHLLDRFSGRISSLWEVLVWTTLCGYGQVNGMQINGQKRNLTFLPIWVLFLAYGADTEFKLKVDTEHAVSLYQDAIRIVALFGKEQEDPFTPLFIPRLQNLVVDMASKQNGLLSLSDITSLLFPDDFHKFVPLLEQQGSSEQDGEEKRCAVLKSFGLDLEHWDPPPPSPVVAVFPEVFGLSINRFVQEMLGPYAVDEPQRGIVVYTKQGIELLDRNNPAHDRVDILE comes from the exons ATGGATCCCCTCACGTCCATCAGCCTGGTTGCCAATGTTGCCGCCTTTGTTGATTTCGGCTTCAAGATTGTGTCCGCTGCCCGCGAGGTTCAAAGTTCCACAAGTGGGACGACTGCTACCAATGTCAATGCTGAGGTTCTTACTATCAACTTTAGGACAGTCGTCGCAAACATTAAAGGTTCTCGGCTTGCAGGTAACTCTCAGTTGGACGAGGCGAGGTTAGCTGCGCTTGTTGACGAATGTGAGCGTCTATCggatgagcttcttggcctaCTGGAGACTCTCAGGGCCAGAAAGCCAGGCTCAAAGAGACATGTGTTCGTCATCGCCTTGAGGAACATGATGAAAAGGGGCGAAAAGGAGGCGTTGGAAGCGCGGTTGGATAGATGCAGAAATCAGCTGCAGCTGGAAATTGCCCAGCGAACGAG TGAAAAGTCCCTGGAACGTCTGGGGGTCATTGCGGCAAGTGGTGAATGTCAAACAAACGAGCTCGCTGTCATCAAACGTAGCTTGCACGATTTGCATCAGCTGCATTCTaccacccaaaccaaactTGATTCGACCTCATTTCAGGGGTTGAACAGCTTACTGAAGCTCTGCGGGCAAGCCTTTGAAAGCGTTGCTCTTTCCAAGCTCCTATCCTCCATTGGGTTCGAGAAAATGTCTGATCGACTTGAAAATATCGCCGAGGCCCATGCAACGACTTTCAACTGGCTAGTAGATGCTTCCGAGGCTGTGGACCCCAAAGCATTATTGGGAGATTTGGAATCTTTAGAGGCCCAAGAGTGGCTACGCTACACCGAGGTTCAAGATTCATATCGCAAGGTGTCTCGGGAGGCTCTAACATCGTGGCTTTTGGAAGGTAATGGGATTTTCCACATCTTCGGAAAGCCAGGGTCAGGAAAGTCCACGTTGTTGAAGCATCTGCTGAAGCACCCTGCTGTTCAGAATATGCTTGAAGGGTGGGCTGGAGGCAAAGCACTGATCAAGtgctcttttttcttctggaAAGGTGGCTCGGTTGGCCAAAAAACGTTTTCCGGTCTTTACCGATCCCTTCTCTGTTCGGTCTTCAAACAGTGCCCTGAGCTGGTCCCATCAATTGTCCCATCACTTTGGCAACTGTGTTTGCAGGGTGGCAATGCTCAATTGACTGACGCTGAAGCGCGCCATGCTTTCCTGGAGATAATGGAGCGAGACGAAGTCTTTACACACCGAAAATTTGCATTCTTCATTGACGGCTTGGATGAGTTCGAAGGCGATGACACTGGCTTGGTTCGTACCTTTCTCGGTTGGACACGGCTCAGACccgacaacatcaagatCTGCGTTTCAAGTCGCGAGCTTCCGCTATTCCAAGAGCGTTTCTCATCGTATCCCAAGCTTCGACTACACGAGGTTACAAGTTTGGACATTATGGGTTATGTGAAGAGTACGCTCGAAGAGAATGAAGACTTGTCCTCGGCAGTCGACCACAGCCTCACCCTCCATCTGGGTCAGAAGATCATTGAGAAGGCAGAAGGAGTGCTGCTGTGGGTATCATTGGTCCTGCGGATTGTTGAGCGTGGTCTTCTTCAGGAGGACAACCCCGAAGACTTGGAGGCCAAGATCGATGGACTGCCTACAGAACTCGAGAATTTGTTTCAAGTCATATTCAACGCAATTGAGACAGAGGCTCACCCTATTGACAGGCGTAGGGCTATGCTCACTCTAGCTATTTGCTTGGAGCGGACATCTTGGGAACTATCCAACGTTTTTCTTCATCAGTTATCCTTTCTGGATGAGTATGAATCAGATTGCAATTTTCTCTTCAAGAGTTTACGCCAAACAGAGACTattgaagatgaagaaagGCTACGGAGATGTCGGAAGCAAGTCAACGGACGATGCAGAGGACTTGTGAGCGTAACTGCATCAAGCGCTGACGAACCGGACGTGCCAATACCGACAAGAAGAGTTGAACAAGTTGCAATTACACACCGCTCCCTCATCGAATTCTTTTCGAAAACACAGGTCCGTGAAGTTATCGAGGCTCAGACCCACGGATTCAATATGACACAGTTTACTAGCCGATCTTACGTGGCTCAGCAGATGACAGAACCGGATCCAAGTTCGATAGAAGAATCTCACCTCCACTCCGACATTCTTGGACTCTTCAAGGTTGCATGGTACCATGATTTCATGAACACATCCATTGTGACAGATGTGCTTCTAGACTTGCAAAAAATTCCCTTTCTTTCATCCCGACTCAAGGTCTCGGGGGGTGGAATTTATCGGCCAACGGACTATGGGTGGTCGTATCTTTGGAGAAAGAGAGCGGCATGCCGTATTGCTTCACATAAGGAGGATCGAACTGTTGCTGATATCATCATTTTCCTGGCATTGAAATATGGGCTGCCAGAGCTCTTAACCCCACCCGAGGTGCTCAAGGGAGGGGCACTTGTTCAAGCTGCTCAGAAGATTGGGCCGCAGCACCTACTAATGCGTATTTTTGACACTTTACTGGCATCGACTAAACCCTCTTGGAATCAACTTGAACTCCGACAGTATGACCGCCTTCTGAAGACAATGGCCATGTGCCTACGAGATGGGGCATCACCAAATCTCCCAGTCACTTGGCAACAAAACTACCATTTACTAGATCGGTTTTCAGGAAGGATCTCAAGTCTGTGGGAGGTATTGGTCTGGACAACCTTGTGTGGGTACGGTCAGGTGAACGGAATGCAAATCAACGGACAAAAGCGCAATTTGACCTTTTTGCCCATCTGGGTTCTCTTCCTGGCTTATGGTGCAGACACCGAGTTCAAGCTCAAGGTCGATACTGAACACGCAGTATCACTTTACCAAGACGCTATTCGCATTGTCGCGCTTTTCggaaaagaacaagaggaCCCCTTCACGCCGCTCTTTATCCCGCGGTTACAGAacttggtggtggacatggcTTCGAAACAAAACGGGCTCCTCAGTCTCTCCGATATCACCAGCTTACTCTTCCCGGATGACTTTCACAAGTTTGTACCTCTGCTCGAGCAACAAGGGAGCAGCGAacaggacggggaggagaaacGGTGCGCAGTGCTTAAATCTTTTGGACTGGATTTAGAGCACTGGGAtcctccgccaccatcaccagtaGTCGCAGTGTTTCCAGAAGTCTTTGGCTTGTCGATTAACAGGTTTGTACAAGAAATGTTGGGCCCTTATGCGGTGGACGAGCCGCAGCGGGGGATTGTGGTCTACACCAAACAGGGTATCGAACTTTTGGACCGAAACAATCCAGCACATGACCGAGTCGACATTCTTGAGTAG